Proteins from one Mobula birostris isolate sMobBir1 chromosome 10, sMobBir1.hap1, whole genome shotgun sequence genomic window:
- the gla gene encoding alpha-galactosidase A isoform X1 yields MELKRCGRLLGLLIAVTALFRGTRGLENGLARTPVMGWLHWERFLCNVDCRSDPHNCISEQLYMQMADVMAAEGWKDVGYEYVCIDDCWLAPRRDGNNRLQPDPLRFPSGIKHLADYVHSKGLKLGIYQDVGTHTCAGYPGSYGFYELDAQTFAEWGVDLLKFDGCNFINLDMLIEGYKNMSLALNRTGRSIVYSCEWPLYLWPFVQPNYTDIRKHCNQWRNYIDISDSWSSVKSIISWTAAHQNLIQPVAGPGGWNDPDMLVIGNFGLSRDQQVTQMALWAIMAAPLLMSNDLRNLNPESKALLQNRFIIAINQDPLGIQGHRVTKQSNFDLWSRPLAGGGFAYAIINWAEIGGPQKFPIVMFGLDEGKACKEKCLVTEILPDVQFRGIKSPSSVVDFWVNPSGTVLFTVFPHSSKPPLQVQSLRHSRRHRVRL; encoded by the exons ATGGAGTTGAAGCGTTGCGGCCGGCTGCTCGGGCTGCTGATCGCCGTGACGGCGCTGTTCCGGGGAACCCGGGGACTGGAGAACGGGCTGGCCCGGACCCCGGTCATGGGCTGGCTGCACTGGGAGAGGTTCCTGTGTAATGTCGACTGCCGGAGCGATCCCCACAACTGCATCAG CGAGCAACTCTACATGCAGATGGCTGACGTCATGGCAGCGGAGGGCTGGAAGGACGTTGGCTACGAGTACGTCTGCATCGATGACTGCTGGCTGGCACCCAGGCGGGATGGTAACAATCGCCTGCAGCCTGACCCCCTGCGCTTCCCCAGTGGGATAAAACACCTGGCTGACTAT GTGCACTCTAAAGGCCTGAAGCTGGGCATCTATCAGGATGTGGGCACCCATACCTGTGCCGGGTATCCGGGCAGTTATGGCTTCTACGAGCTGGATGCTCAGACCTTTGCTGAGTGGGGCGTGGACCTGCTGAAGTTTGATGGCTGCAATTTCATTAACTTAGACATGCTGATTGAAg GTTACAAGAACATGTCACTGGCCTTGAATCGGACGGGGCGAAGTATTGTGTACTCCTGTGAGTGGCCTTTATACCTCTGGCCTTTTGTGCAG CCCAATTACACGGACATCAGGAAACACTGCAACCAGTGGAGGAACTATATCGATATCAGTGACTCGTGGAGCTCAGTGAAAAGCATCATTAGTTGGACAGCCGCACATCAGAATCTGATTCAGCCTGTGGCAGGACCTGGTGGCTGGAACGACCCGGATATG CTTGTCATTGGTAACTTTGGTCTGAGCAGGGACCAGCAGGTGACCCAGATGGCACTGTGGGCCATCATGGCGGCCCCTCTGCTGATGTCAAATGACCTTCGCAACCTCAACCCCGAGTCCAAGGCTCTGCTTCAGAACCGATTTATCATTGCCATTAACCAGGACCCTCTGGGAATCCAAGGTCATCGAGTGACCAAG CAAAGTAACTTCGATCTGTGGTCACGGCCGCTGGCGGGCGGGGGCTTCGCGTATGCCATCATCAACTGGGCAGAGATTGGTGGTCCGCAGAAGTTCCCCATCGTCATGTTCGGACTGGACGAGGGCAAAGCCTGTAAGGAGAAATGCCTGGTCACAGAGATCCTGCCTGACGTCCAGTTCCGGGGAATCAAGAGCCCGTCGTCTGTGGTGGACTTCTGGGTGAACCCCAGCGGCACCGTCCTCTTCACCGTTTTCCCCCACAGCTCGAAGCCGCCACTCCAGGTGCAGTCGCTGCGGCACAGTCGCAGACATAGAGTGAGGTTGTGA
- the gla gene encoding alpha-galactosidase A isoform X2, with translation MQMADVMAAEGWKDVGYEYVCIDDCWLAPRRDGNNRLQPDPLRFPSGIKHLADYVHSKGLKLGIYQDVGTHTCAGYPGSYGFYELDAQTFAEWGVDLLKFDGCNFINLDMLIEGYKNMSLALNRTGRSIVYSCEWPLYLWPFVQPNYTDIRKHCNQWRNYIDISDSWSSVKSIISWTAAHQNLIQPVAGPGGWNDPDMLVIGNFGLSRDQQVTQMALWAIMAAPLLMSNDLRNLNPESKALLQNRFIIAINQDPLGIQGHRVTKQSNFDLWSRPLAGGGFAYAIINWAEIGGPQKFPIVMFGLDEGKACKEKCLVTEILPDVQFRGIKSPSSVVDFWVNPSGTVLFTVFPHSSKPPLQVQSLRHSRRHRVRL, from the exons ATGCAGATGGCTGACGTCATGGCAGCGGAGGGCTGGAAGGACGTTGGCTACGAGTACGTCTGCATCGATGACTGCTGGCTGGCACCCAGGCGGGATGGTAACAATCGCCTGCAGCCTGACCCCCTGCGCTTCCCCAGTGGGATAAAACACCTGGCTGACTAT GTGCACTCTAAAGGCCTGAAGCTGGGCATCTATCAGGATGTGGGCACCCATACCTGTGCCGGGTATCCGGGCAGTTATGGCTTCTACGAGCTGGATGCTCAGACCTTTGCTGAGTGGGGCGTGGACCTGCTGAAGTTTGATGGCTGCAATTTCATTAACTTAGACATGCTGATTGAAg GTTACAAGAACATGTCACTGGCCTTGAATCGGACGGGGCGAAGTATTGTGTACTCCTGTGAGTGGCCTTTATACCTCTGGCCTTTTGTGCAG CCCAATTACACGGACATCAGGAAACACTGCAACCAGTGGAGGAACTATATCGATATCAGTGACTCGTGGAGCTCAGTGAAAAGCATCATTAGTTGGACAGCCGCACATCAGAATCTGATTCAGCCTGTGGCAGGACCTGGTGGCTGGAACGACCCGGATATG CTTGTCATTGGTAACTTTGGTCTGAGCAGGGACCAGCAGGTGACCCAGATGGCACTGTGGGCCATCATGGCGGCCCCTCTGCTGATGTCAAATGACCTTCGCAACCTCAACCCCGAGTCCAAGGCTCTGCTTCAGAACCGATTTATCATTGCCATTAACCAGGACCCTCTGGGAATCCAAGGTCATCGAGTGACCAAG CAAAGTAACTTCGATCTGTGGTCACGGCCGCTGGCGGGCGGGGGCTTCGCGTATGCCATCATCAACTGGGCAGAGATTGGTGGTCCGCAGAAGTTCCCCATCGTCATGTTCGGACTGGACGAGGGCAAAGCCTGTAAGGAGAAATGCCTGGTCACAGAGATCCTGCCTGACGTCCAGTTCCGGGGAATCAAGAGCCCGTCGTCTGTGGTGGACTTCTGGGTGAACCCCAGCGGCACCGTCCTCTTCACCGTTTTCCCCCACAGCTCGAAGCCGCCACTCCAGGTGCAGTCGCTGCGGCACAGTCGCAGACATAGAGTGAGGTTGTGA